A genomic window from Halobaculum sp. MBLA0147 includes:
- a CDS encoding histidine kinase N-terminal 7TM domain-containing protein has translation MWPPVRLVGVAFLLTGVGALATLWPAWRNRSDPGSRSFAVFAVAVAGYASASGLDLFTTNYAVSLALQKVVNACGVLVGAAWLALAVSVTDRVDDSRHLVAALVVVVLAEWTLNWVNPGGVVLARGAGVSGTQFEVVGRVGFWLLLGGAWVQVLVGTGLLVVEFTTTGGLRRRQTGLLALAITPALAASVLNGVVMATADVSYDYTVVGWALSLGVFAVALYSGRFLDVTSVARRRVFEDTTDPIVTLDAEGRVVDSNPAARELVDADDGWEGTPAATFFDPLPVDGERLWREPAVETEVSVDGGSRTRHFTLATTPIAGPQETDRGRVVSLSEVTVVRERERKLDLMRQVQSRVLRHDIRHDVQIIEPAVEAALETVDDDRRPIVERASERTEALLSVSEKARAVERLVDREQSPRTLDLAVTLRRQVAETNEAFPAVSFAVDAPESCEVETIPAVELVFENVLENAAEHNDGPNPSVAVTVTDGGDAVVATVTDDGPGIPDHELSVLADGEETPLEHGTGIGLWIVQWVVDSTAASVTFDTDDTGTAVTVTIPRTGGT, from the coding sequence ATGTGGCCGCCGGTGCGTCTCGTCGGTGTCGCCTTCCTCCTGACCGGCGTGGGTGCGCTCGCGACACTGTGGCCCGCCTGGCGCAACCGGTCGGACCCGGGGAGTAGGAGTTTCGCGGTCTTCGCCGTCGCCGTCGCGGGGTACGCGTCGGCGTCCGGACTCGACCTCTTCACGACGAACTACGCCGTCTCGCTGGCGCTCCAGAAGGTGGTCAACGCCTGTGGGGTCCTCGTCGGTGCCGCGTGGCTGGCGCTGGCGGTGTCGGTCACGGACCGCGTCGACGACTCGCGGCATCTCGTCGCCGCGTTGGTGGTCGTCGTCCTCGCGGAGTGGACACTCAACTGGGTGAACCCGGGTGGCGTGGTGCTCGCTCGCGGCGCGGGGGTGTCGGGCACGCAGTTCGAGGTCGTCGGCCGCGTCGGCTTCTGGCTCCTCCTCGGGGGCGCGTGGGTACAGGTGCTCGTGGGAACCGGACTGTTGGTCGTGGAGTTCACGACGACCGGTGGGCTCCGTCGCAGACAGACCGGGTTGCTCGCGCTCGCGATCACGCCGGCGTTGGCCGCGAGTGTGCTCAACGGCGTCGTGATGGCGACCGCCGACGTGTCCTACGACTACACGGTGGTCGGGTGGGCACTCTCGTTGGGCGTCTTCGCCGTGGCACTGTACAGTGGTCGCTTCCTCGACGTGACGAGCGTCGCTCGGCGTCGCGTCTTCGAGGACACCACCGACCCCATCGTGACGCTCGACGCCGAGGGCCGTGTCGTCGACAGCAACCCGGCGGCACGCGAGTTGGTCGACGCCGACGACGGGTGGGAGGGGACACCCGCGGCGACGTTCTTCGACCCCCTCCCGGTCGACGGAGAGCGACTGTGGCGAGAGCCAGCCGTCGAGACCGAAGTCAGCGTCGACGGCGGCAGTCGGACACGCCACTTCACGCTCGCCACGACGCCGATTGCCGGACCACAGGAGACCGACCGCGGCCGCGTGGTCTCGCTGTCGGAGGTGACCGTCGTCCGCGAGCGCGAGCGGAAACTCGACCTGATGCGGCAGGTGCAGTCCCGTGTGCTCAGACACGACATCAGACACGACGTCCAGATCATCGAACCCGCCGTCGAGGCCGCCCTGGAGACGGTCGACGACGACCGACGACCGATCGTCGAACGCGCCAGCGAGCGGACCGAGGCGTTACTCTCCGTCAGCGAGAAGGCGCGCGCCGTCGAGCGACTCGTCGACAGAGAACAGTCGCCCCGGACGCTCGACCTGGCGGTCACACTCCGACGACAGGTCGCCGAGACGAACGAGGCGTTCCCCGCGGTGTCGTTCGCCGTGGACGCCCCCGAGTCGTGCGAGGTGGAGACGATCCCGGCCGTCGAGTTGGTCTTCGAGAACGTCCTGGAGAACGCCGCCGAACACAACGACGGCCCGAATCCGTCGGTCGCAGTGACGGTGACCGACGGGGGAGACGCCGTCGTGGCGACGGTGACCGACGACGGGCCCGGGATTCCGGATCACGAACTCTCGGTGCTCGCGGACGGCGAGGAGACGCCGTTGGAACACGGCACCGGGATCGGCCTGTGGATCGTCCAGTGGGTCGTCGACAGCACTGCCGCGTCCGTGACGTTCGACACAGACGACACCGGTACCGCCGTCACCGTCACGATCCCACGAACCGGCGGGACGTAA